From one Paractinoplanes brasiliensis genomic stretch:
- a CDS encoding ABC transporter substrate-binding protein has protein sequence MAPKKFLAVAAAMALSAASLTACGGGDDEGGDSSSGGKVEMSFWHNSTTGPGKAYWEKTVADFQTANPNVTIKIQSIQNEDLDGKLQTSLNSGSAPDIFMQRGGGKMAAMVEAGQLKDISDQVSAETKAAVGDAALGTGEVDGKTYAVPVSILPGGFWYSKNTFQKAGVTATPTTMEELTDVAAKLKANGTPIALGGKDAWPAAHWYYFFALRACSQASLDAAAKDKNFSDPCWTKAGEDLKAFADTKPFNDGFLTTSAQQGAGSSAGLIANGKAGMELMGAWDPGVIAGLTKDKKPLPDLGFFPFPAVSGGQGDPAAIMGGADGFSCSAQAPKECADFLNYILTKPAQEGYYKAFNALPVSKEAQGAVTEDYLKAVLDAYNKAPYVSQWLDTVYGQNVGNALNIGVVNLLAGKGDVAGIIKSVNDAAKKG, from the coding sequence GTGGCACCTAAGAAATTTTTGGCCGTAGCGGCCGCGATGGCGCTGAGCGCCGCGAGCCTGACTGCCTGTGGCGGCGGGGACGACGAGGGCGGCGACTCCAGCTCCGGCGGCAAGGTCGAGATGTCGTTCTGGCACAACTCCACGACGGGTCCCGGCAAGGCCTACTGGGAAAAAACGGTGGCGGACTTCCAGACCGCCAACCCGAACGTCACCATCAAGATCCAGTCGATCCAGAACGAGGACCTGGACGGCAAGCTGCAGACCTCGCTGAACTCGGGTTCCGCGCCCGACATCTTCATGCAGCGCGGCGGCGGCAAGATGGCCGCGATGGTCGAGGCGGGCCAGCTCAAGGACATCAGCGACCAGGTCAGCGCCGAGACCAAGGCGGCCGTCGGCGACGCCGCGCTGGGCACGGGTGAGGTCGACGGCAAGACCTACGCCGTGCCGGTCTCGATCCTCCCCGGCGGCTTCTGGTACAGCAAGAACACCTTCCAGAAGGCCGGTGTGACCGCCACGCCGACCACGATGGAGGAGCTCACCGACGTCGCGGCCAAGCTGAAGGCCAACGGGACGCCGATCGCGCTCGGCGGCAAGGACGCCTGGCCGGCCGCCCACTGGTACTACTTCTTCGCCCTGCGCGCCTGCAGCCAGGCCTCCCTGGACGCGGCGGCCAAGGACAAGAACTTCAGTGACCCCTGCTGGACCAAGGCCGGCGAGGACCTCAAGGCGTTCGCCGACACCAAGCCCTTCAACGACGGCTTCCTGACCACCTCGGCCCAGCAGGGCGCGGGCAGCTCGGCCGGCCTGATCGCCAACGGCAAGGCAGGCATGGAGCTGATGGGCGCCTGGGACCCGGGCGTCATCGCGGGTCTGACCAAGGACAAGAAGCCACTGCCCGACCTCGGGTTCTTCCCGTTCCCGGCGGTCTCCGGCGGCCAGGGCGACCCGGCCGCGATCATGGGCGGCGCCGACGGCTTCTCCTGCTCGGCCCAGGCGCCCAAGGAGTGCGCCGACTTCCTCAACTACATCCTCACCAAGCCGGCGCAGGAGGGCTACTACAAGGCCTTCAACGCGCTGCCGGTGAGCAAGGAAGCCCAGGGCGCGGTGACCGAGGACTACCTGAAGGCCGTTCTCGACGCCTACAACAAGGCCCCGTACGTGTCGCAGTGGCTGGACACGGTCTACGGCCAGAACGTGGGTAACGCCCTCAACATCGGCGTGGTGAACCTGCTCGCCGGCAAGGGCGACGTCGCCGGAATCATCAAGTCCGTCAACGACGCGGCCAAGAAGGGCTGA
- a CDS encoding carbohydrate ABC transporter permease, giving the protein MRPRRRGIGWAQRLEIVALSGPAILVFVGFVIFPVVMAAYYGFYRWKGFGKPTNFVGLDNYVTILQDTAFHEALWHNAEILVLSLVLQGPVAVLLALLLNRRMRGQSAIRILIFVPYVIAEVIAGTAWALMLQTNGAANDVLRGLGLDAFVQDWLANPKLAIWSLMFILTWKYVGFAVILFLAGMQNIPDELSEASAVDGASFWQTQRHITLPLLMPTIRIWAFLSIIGSLQLFDLVYIIWGQYVASTAGTSTMATYMVTEGRNAGNYGYGNAVAVVLFIISMIIALVYQRFVLRRDTDGALTGGR; this is encoded by the coding sequence TTGCGCCCCCGCCGGCGCGGCATCGGCTGGGCCCAGCGGCTCGAGATCGTGGCGCTGTCCGGCCCCGCGATCCTGGTGTTCGTCGGCTTTGTGATCTTCCCGGTTGTGATGGCCGCGTACTACGGCTTCTACCGGTGGAAAGGTTTCGGGAAGCCGACCAACTTCGTCGGGCTCGACAACTACGTCACCATCCTGCAGGACACCGCGTTCCACGAGGCGCTGTGGCACAACGCCGAGATCCTCGTGCTGTCGCTCGTCCTGCAGGGCCCGGTTGCCGTCCTGCTGGCCCTGCTGCTAAACCGGCGGATGCGCGGGCAGTCCGCGATCCGGATCCTCATCTTCGTCCCGTACGTGATCGCCGAGGTCATCGCCGGCACGGCGTGGGCCCTGATGCTGCAGACCAACGGCGCGGCCAACGACGTGCTCAGAGGCCTCGGCCTCGACGCGTTCGTCCAGGACTGGCTGGCCAACCCGAAACTGGCCATCTGGTCGCTGATGTTCATCCTGACCTGGAAGTACGTCGGGTTCGCGGTGATCCTGTTCCTGGCCGGCATGCAGAACATCCCCGACGAGCTGAGCGAGGCGTCCGCGGTCGACGGCGCGTCCTTCTGGCAGACCCAGCGGCACATCACCCTGCCGCTGCTCATGCCGACGATCCGGATCTGGGCGTTCCTGTCGATCATCGGATCGCTGCAGCTGTTCGATCTCGTCTACATCATCTGGGGCCAGTACGTCGCCTCGACCGCCGGCACGTCCACGATGGCGACCTACATGGTCACCGAGGGCCGCAACGCCGGCAACTACGGCTACGGCAACGCGGTGGCGGTCGTGCTCTTCATCATCTCCATGATCATCGCGTTGGTGTACCAGCGCTTCGTTCTGCGCCGCGACACCGACGGCGCGCTGACCGGAGGACGCTAG
- a CDS encoding glycoside hydrolase family 43 protein — translation MTIAKAGLSPVGDDGTADQVIRNPVLPGFHPDPSIVRVGSDYYVATSTFEWYPGVRVHHSTDLVHWQPLGGALTERRLLDLSGAADSCGVWAPNLTYANGLFHLLYTDVATFAGGYWDPQNYLVTAPEITGPWSDPVVLHGRGFDSSLFHDEDGATWMLSMRADWRPGRNRFAGIEIQRYDPAERRLVGPARLIFEGTDAGLTEAPNIYRKDGWYYLVTAEGGTSWAHQVTVARSRELFGPYEVDPGGPLLTSTGRPELALQKAGHGSLVQTPAGEWYLAHLVARPYAPSGRCVLGREAALQKVEWATDAWPSIHDGVPAEQVPAPAGITVTPQPPSSEQFEDDDFDAPALGPNWSTLRRPATPDWVDLSARPSHLRIHGGQSPMARHRPSLVARRVTNQRSTFEAVCEFQPRNSRQLAGVAAYYNSRNWYYLHLTADDDGTPVLDLLCCDSGRVSIAPGLQTVLDGVPRVGLRVRFDGPALTFAYTTNPGDMAVWYDLGRTFDATTLSDEYAATIVPGEPEAWGFTGAFVGLWVQDLGAEGGYADFDRAVYRAE, via the coding sequence ATGACGATTGCCAAGGCCGGCCTGTCCCCCGTCGGGGATGACGGAACCGCTGATCAAGTGATCCGGAACCCGGTCCTGCCCGGCTTCCACCCGGATCCGTCGATCGTGCGGGTCGGCTCCGACTACTACGTCGCCACGTCGACGTTCGAGTGGTATCCCGGCGTACGGGTGCACCACTCGACGGACCTCGTTCACTGGCAGCCGCTCGGCGGCGCGCTGACCGAGCGACGGCTCCTCGACCTGAGCGGGGCGGCCGACTCGTGCGGCGTCTGGGCGCCCAACCTCACGTACGCGAATGGGCTGTTCCACCTGCTCTACACCGACGTGGCGACGTTCGCCGGCGGCTACTGGGATCCGCAGAACTATCTGGTCACCGCGCCCGAGATCACCGGCCCGTGGTCCGACCCGGTGGTGCTGCACGGGCGCGGGTTCGACTCGTCGCTGTTCCACGACGAGGACGGCGCCACCTGGATGCTGTCCATGCGCGCCGACTGGCGGCCCGGCCGCAACCGTTTCGCGGGCATCGAGATCCAGCGGTACGACCCGGCCGAGCGCCGCCTGGTGGGCCCGGCGCGGCTGATCTTCGAGGGCACCGACGCGGGCCTGACCGAGGCGCCCAACATCTATCGCAAGGACGGCTGGTACTACCTGGTCACCGCCGAGGGCGGCACCAGCTGGGCGCACCAGGTCACCGTGGCCCGCTCCCGTGAGCTGTTCGGCCCGTACGAGGTGGACCCCGGCGGCCCGCTGCTGACCTCGACCGGCCGCCCCGAGCTCGCCCTGCAGAAGGCCGGCCACGGCAGCCTCGTACAGACCCCGGCCGGCGAGTGGTACCTGGCGCACCTGGTGGCCCGGCCGTACGCGCCGAGCGGGCGCTGCGTCCTCGGGCGCGAGGCCGCCCTGCAGAAGGTGGAGTGGGCCACCGACGCCTGGCCCAGCATCCACGACGGCGTGCCGGCCGAACAGGTCCCGGCCCCGGCCGGCATCACGGTCACCCCGCAGCCGCCGTCCTCCGAGCAGTTCGAGGACGACGACTTCGACGCGCCGGCGCTCGGGCCCAACTGGTCGACGCTGCGCCGCCCGGCCACCCCCGACTGGGTCGACCTGTCCGCCCGCCCCTCACACCTGCGGATCCACGGCGGCCAGTCGCCGATGGCGCGGCACCGGCCCAGTCTGGTCGCCCGCCGGGTGACGAACCAGCGGTCCACCTTCGAGGCCGTGTGCGAGTTCCAGCCCCGCAACAGCCGCCAGCTGGCCGGGGTCGCGGCGTACTACAACTCGCGCAACTGGTACTACCTGCACCTGACCGCCGACGACGACGGCACACCGGTGCTCGACCTGCTCTGCTGCGACAGCGGGCGGGTCAGCATCGCCCCCGGGCTGCAGACGGTGCTCGACGGCGTGCCGCGGGTCGGTCTGCGCGTGCGTTTCGACGGCCCCGCCCTGACCTTCGCCTACACCACCAACCCGGGCGACATGGCGGTCTGGTACGACCTGGGCCGCACCTTCGACGCCACCACGCTGTCCGACGAGTACGCCGCCACGATCGTCCCCGGTGAGCCCGAGGCGTGGGGCTTCACCGGCGCCTTCGTGGGGCTCTGGGTGCAGGATCTGGGGGCCGAGGGCGGGTACGCCGACTTCGACCGGGCCGTCTACCGCGCGGAGTGA
- a CDS encoding endo-1,4-beta-xylanase has product MTTTPFDHRLAQVTFTLIDADGRPLPDHDVVVEQRSHAFGFGTIGFDFVPPGDEPGAQEIPRTADLWLDVFNTATLPFYWGLFEPQRGRPRTRQLRQAAQWFTEHGCRVKGHPLVWHTLTADWLRDLPTDEVETAVRERIRREVTGFADVIQAWDVVNEAVIMPKFVNEPHRNAITRLAAERGRIATVQFAFAEARAAGPTATLLLNDFDMSEAYERLIEGVLGAGVQVDAIGLQSHMHQGYWGEERTLATVDRFARFGLPIHMTETTLVSGDLMPPHIEDLNDYQVPSWPTTAEGEQRQAGEMVRHYRALLSHPSVQAVTYWGWLDEGAWLGAPSGFIRTDGTPKPAYEALRNLVKGECWLAPTSLRTDPYGRLEVRGFPGDYQLSSAAGATSFTVGASASDVHLRLEGA; this is encoded by the coding sequence GTGACAACAACCCCGTTCGACCATCGGCTCGCACAGGTCACGTTCACCCTGATCGATGCCGACGGCCGGCCGCTGCCGGATCACGACGTCGTCGTCGAGCAGCGGTCCCACGCCTTCGGGTTCGGCACCATCGGCTTCGACTTCGTCCCGCCCGGCGACGAGCCCGGGGCGCAGGAGATCCCCCGTACGGCGGATCTGTGGCTCGACGTGTTCAACACGGCCACCCTGCCGTTCTACTGGGGCCTGTTCGAACCGCAGCGCGGCCGCCCCCGCACGCGTCAGTTGCGGCAGGCCGCCCAGTGGTTCACCGAGCACGGCTGCCGCGTGAAGGGCCACCCCCTGGTGTGGCACACGCTGACCGCCGACTGGCTGCGGGACCTGCCCACCGACGAGGTCGAGACGGCCGTCCGCGAGCGGATCCGGCGCGAGGTGACCGGCTTCGCCGACGTGATCCAGGCCTGGGACGTGGTCAACGAGGCGGTGATCATGCCCAAGTTCGTCAACGAGCCGCACCGCAACGCGATCACCCGCCTGGCTGCCGAGCGCGGCCGGATCGCCACGGTGCAGTTCGCCTTCGCCGAGGCGCGCGCGGCCGGCCCCACGGCAACGCTGCTGCTCAACGACTTCGACATGTCCGAGGCGTACGAGCGTCTGATCGAGGGGGTGCTCGGAGCCGGGGTCCAGGTCGACGCGATCGGCCTGCAGAGCCACATGCACCAGGGCTACTGGGGCGAGGAGCGGACGCTGGCAACCGTGGACCGTTTCGCCCGGTTCGGCCTGCCGATCCACATGACGGAGACGACACTGGTCTCCGGTGACCTGATGCCGCCGCACATCGAGGACCTCAACGACTACCAGGTGCCGTCGTGGCCCACCACCGCCGAGGGCGAGCAGCGCCAGGCCGGCGAGATGGTGCGCCACTACCGCGCCCTGCTGTCGCACCCGTCGGTTCAGGCCGTCACGTACTGGGGCTGGCTCGACGAGGGGGCGTGGCTGGGCGCCCCGAGCGGGTTCATCCGCACCGACGGCACCCCCAAACCCGCGTACGAGGCCCTGAGGAATCTGGTGAAGGGCGAGTGCTGGCTGGCGCCGACGAGCCTGCGGACAGACCCGTACGGGCGTCTCGAGGTCCGCGGTTTCCCGGGCGACTACCAGCTGAGCTCCGCCGCCGGCGCGACCTCGTTCACCGTCGGCGCGTCCGCGTCCGACGTCCACCTCCGACTGGAAGGCGCCTGA
- a CDS encoding alpha-N-arabinofuranosidase — translation MAVRAVINVDVDGPRINRHLYGHFAEHLGRCVYGGFYVGEDSEIPNEGGIRLDVVEALRALDIPNLRWPGGCFADEYHWRDGIGPKDRRPVMVNTHWGGVEENNHFGTHEFMALCELLGAEPYISGNVGSGTVREMSEWVEYLTRDGDSPMARLRKANGRDEPWRVKFWGLGNEAWGCGGNMTAEHYAQEARRFGTYCRDYGDNQLYKIAAGANGTDYAWTETLMKQVGHLGCRHIRSTGFHALSVHHYTLTGPTWEEKGSATAFDTDEYYTTMAAAARMDEVLAGHAAVMDCYDPGKSVGLVLDEWGTWFDVEPGTNPGFLYQQNTLRDALVAGVHFDIFHRHADRLVMANIAQTVNVLQAMILTDPDSGALVLTPTYHVFRMNKGHQDATSLRVDFRDALPGRPVGEAKLDTLSVSASRKDGAVLVSLSNLDAGEPVDVEIDVRGGALDGAEALILTSGALQDHNTPESPSVVAPRPYDGVKVAGGTLRAHLPAHSFVTVKASL, via the coding sequence ATGGCCGTCCGAGCAGTGATCAATGTCGACGTCGATGGCCCGCGGATCAACCGCCACCTGTACGGGCACTTCGCCGAGCACCTGGGCCGGTGCGTCTACGGCGGTTTCTACGTCGGCGAGGACTCCGAGATCCCGAACGAGGGCGGCATCCGGCTCGACGTGGTGGAGGCCCTGCGTGCGCTCGACATCCCTAACCTGCGCTGGCCGGGCGGGTGCTTCGCCGACGAGTACCACTGGCGCGACGGCATCGGCCCCAAGGACCGGCGTCCCGTCATGGTCAACACGCACTGGGGCGGGGTCGAGGAGAACAACCACTTCGGCACCCACGAGTTCATGGCCCTGTGCGAGCTGCTCGGCGCCGAGCCGTACATCAGCGGCAACGTGGGCTCCGGCACCGTACGGGAAATGAGCGAGTGGGTCGAGTACCTGACCCGCGACGGCGACTCGCCGATGGCCCGGCTGCGCAAGGCGAACGGCCGCGACGAGCCGTGGCGGGTCAAGTTCTGGGGGCTGGGCAACGAGGCGTGGGGCTGCGGCGGCAACATGACCGCCGAGCACTACGCGCAGGAGGCGCGCCGTTTCGGCACCTACTGCCGCGACTACGGCGACAACCAGCTCTACAAGATCGCCGCGGGGGCCAACGGCACCGACTACGCGTGGACCGAGACTCTGATGAAGCAGGTCGGGCATCTGGGCTGCCGGCACATCCGCAGCACCGGCTTCCACGCGCTCTCGGTGCACCACTACACGCTGACCGGGCCGACCTGGGAGGAGAAGGGCTCGGCCACCGCGTTCGACACCGACGAGTACTACACGACGATGGCGGCGGCGGCCAGGATGGACGAGGTGCTGGCCGGGCACGCGGCCGTCATGGACTGCTACGACCCCGGCAAGAGCGTGGGCCTGGTCCTCGACGAGTGGGGCACCTGGTTCGACGTGGAGCCCGGCACCAACCCCGGTTTCCTCTACCAGCAGAACACGCTGCGGGACGCGCTGGTGGCCGGCGTCCACTTCGACATCTTCCACCGGCACGCCGACCGGCTCGTCATGGCCAACATCGCGCAGACGGTGAACGTGCTGCAGGCCATGATCCTCACCGACCCGGACTCCGGCGCCCTGGTGCTGACCCCGACCTACCACGTGTTCCGCATGAACAAGGGCCACCAGGACGCGACGTCGTTGCGTGTCGACTTCCGGGACGCGCTGCCCGGCCGCCCGGTCGGGGAGGCGAAGCTGGACACGCTCTCGGTCTCGGCCAGCCGCAAGGACGGCGCGGTGCTGGTGTCGCTGTCGAATCTCGACGCCGGCGAGCCGGTCGACGTCGAGATCGACGTACGGGGTGGGGCGCTCGACGGGGCCGAAGCGCTGATCCTGACGTCCGGCGCGCTGCAGGACCACAACACGCCGGAATCGCCGTCCGTGGTGGCTCCCCGCCCGTACGACGGTGTGAAGGTGGCCGGGGGCACGCTGCGGGCGCACCTGCCGGCCCACTCGTTCGTGACGGTCAAGGCCTCGCTGTAG